A genome region from Maridesulfovibrio salexigens DSM 2638 includes the following:
- the yjgA gene encoding ribosome biogenesis factor YjgA codes for MYDADDLYNDEEEYAGPSRSQKKRDMTALQKLAEKLMTLGPELVKKCGLPDYFIEEVLDAMAIKAHEAKRRKVQYIGKLMRDVDPQPLIDFLEDIETGNKADNMKFHALEVWRSRLIDGDFSVFDEITELHPQADRQRLSQLARNAKKEKEKSKPPKSSRALFKALRELSE; via the coding sequence ATGTACGATGCAGATGATTTATATAATGACGAAGAGGAATATGCCGGTCCGAGCAGATCACAAAAAAAGCGTGATATGACCGCATTGCAGAAACTTGCTGAAAAGCTGATGACCCTTGGCCCGGAACTGGTCAAGAAATGCGGCCTTCCGGACTACTTCATTGAAGAAGTGCTGGATGCCATGGCCATCAAAGCCCATGAAGCCAAACGCCGTAAAGTACAATACATCGGCAAACTCATGCGCGATGTCGATCCGCAACCGCTTATCGACTTCCTTGAAGATATCGAGACCGGAAACAAGGCCGACAACATGAAATTCCACGCTCTTGAGGTGTGGCGCAGCAGATTGATTGACGGTGATTTTTCCGTTTTTGATGAAATCACGGAACTTCATCCGCAGGCAGACCGCCAGCGTCTTTCACAGTTGGCCCGCAATGCCAAAAAAGAGAAAGAGAAATCCAAGCCGCCCAAGTCTTCCCGTGCACTTTTTAAAGCACTGCGCGAATTATCTGAATAA
- a CDS encoding C-GCAxxG-C-C family protein encodes MNGEKACHYFTNGYLCAESVLLAIAEATDMENPCIPAVATAFCSGTSRTKGICGALQGATLAVSLTHGRNSPEQSIEDCYSLVQKLTDHFNERNESINCFDITTCDLSTTQGQTYFQENRVKQNKCLPIVEEITDFTINLLHSKA; translated from the coding sequence GTGAATGGAGAAAAAGCATGCCACTACTTCACCAATGGATATCTGTGTGCTGAAAGTGTACTGCTGGCTATAGCCGAAGCCACAGACATGGAGAATCCATGCATACCGGCAGTTGCAACAGCCTTTTGTTCAGGCACCTCAAGAACCAAAGGGATATGCGGGGCATTGCAAGGAGCCACTCTCGCAGTAAGCCTTACTCACGGTCGAAATTCACCCGAACAGAGTATTGAAGATTGCTACAGCTTAGTTCAAAAATTGACGGATCACTTCAATGAACGTAATGAATCCATCAATTGCTTCGACATAACGACCTGCGACCTATCCACCACCCAAGGTCAGACATATTTTCAGGAAAACAGAGTTAAACAGAACAAATGTTTACCCATCGTTGAAGAAATAACAGACTTCACAATTAACCTGCTTCACAGCAAAGCATAA
- a CDS encoding proline dehydrogenase family protein: MNAEVSTLDNKVIERGKQFFDSISGEAPSVFNKGWWTGKVMDWSMKNEDFKVQMFRFVDVLPYLNTSESLSRHIEEYFAGEDSNIPDVLKWGATKTGFGGGLVAKVLNKTIRSNIEGMARQFIIGQKSKEAVKGIRKLRKDGFAFVLDLLGEATVSHEEAAAYRDGYLEVLDAIEKEYKKWDALDASGDLDWGHAPKINVAVKPSAFYSQSKPVDLEGTVQGMMDAIEPVYKKIMDMGGFMCIDMEALKYKEPTVEMYKRFRKKYPDYPHLGIVFQAYLRSVDDDVSGLLDWARSENLPISIRLVKGAYWDYETVLAKQNDWPVPVWTHKPESDMAFERVSRMILENNDICHFACASHNIRSISSVMEVANELGVPEEKYEFQVLYGMAEPVRKGLRNVAKRVRLYCPYGDLIPGMAYLVRRLLENTANESFLKQTFADEADVSRLLENPELTLERELAAKPKNNPGNKTPEGELPPFNNFPPADFTVKEERDGFPASMAKIRKDFGKRYPLYIGGQEIVTDDTLDSYNPADTSEIIGSVCQAGVAEVDKAVATAKQAYLDWRDVEPKERAQYLLKASQYLKDNMYDLCALQVLEVGKQWDQAQADVAEAIDFLEYYAREMIRLGAPRRMGNAPGEYSQYFYQGKGVAAVIAPWNFPLAISVGMVSAAIVSGCPVVYKPAGISSAVGYGIVEMFKAAGLPDGVFNYCPGRGSVMGDHLVDHPDVSVIAFTGSMEVGLRIQERAAKVHPGQEQCKKVIAEMGGKNGIIIDDDADLDEAVLGVLYAAFGFQGQKCSACSRAIVLGSIYDRFIHRLKEAAASIKLGPAEDPTNYMGPVVDKAAQKNVLEYCKIAEQEGSVVIKHEAPAEYRDKGCYAPLLVVDGITKDHRIAQEEVFGPVLSIMRAKDFDEALDIANSTRFALTGAVYSRSPKHLEKASREFRVGNLYLNKPSVGALVERHAFGGFKMSGVGSKAGGPDYLLQFMDPRLVCENTMRRGFAPISEDDDWVA, from the coding sequence ATGAACGCAGAAGTCTCCACTCTGGACAACAAAGTAATCGAACGCGGGAAGCAGTTTTTTGATTCCATATCCGGTGAAGCGCCTTCAGTCTTTAATAAAGGTTGGTGGACAGGTAAGGTTATGGACTGGTCCATGAAAAATGAAGATTTCAAGGTCCAGATGTTCCGCTTTGTTGACGTTTTGCCATACCTGAATACTTCCGAGTCCCTCTCAAGACATATAGAAGAGTATTTTGCCGGGGAAGACAGCAATATCCCCGATGTCCTCAAATGGGGTGCCACCAAGACAGGATTTGGCGGCGGTCTTGTAGCCAAAGTGCTGAACAAGACCATTCGCTCCAACATTGAAGGCATGGCCCGCCAGTTTATTATCGGCCAGAAATCCAAGGAAGCGGTAAAAGGTATTCGCAAACTGCGTAAAGACGGTTTTGCATTTGTCCTCGACCTGCTTGGGGAAGCTACTGTTTCCCATGAGGAAGCCGCAGCGTACCGCGATGGTTATCTGGAAGTCCTTGATGCAATTGAAAAAGAATACAAGAAATGGGATGCCCTCGATGCTTCAGGTGACCTTGATTGGGGCCATGCTCCCAAGATTAATGTCGCAGTTAAACCTTCCGCGTTTTACTCCCAGTCCAAGCCTGTAGATCTCGAAGGTACTGTGCAGGGTATGATGGATGCCATTGAGCCTGTGTACAAGAAGATCATGGACATGGGCGGTTTCATGTGTATCGACATGGAAGCTCTCAAGTACAAAGAGCCCACCGTTGAAATGTACAAGAGGTTCAGGAAGAAATACCCTGACTATCCGCATCTCGGTATTGTTTTTCAGGCCTACCTGCGCAGCGTAGATGATGATGTTTCCGGTTTGCTTGATTGGGCGCGTTCAGAAAATCTGCCTATTTCCATCCGTCTGGTAAAGGGTGCTTACTGGGATTACGAAACCGTACTCGCCAAGCAGAATGACTGGCCTGTTCCGGTCTGGACTCATAAACCTGAATCAGACATGGCATTTGAACGTGTTTCCAGAATGATTCTTGAAAACAACGATATCTGCCATTTTGCATGCGCATCCCATAATATCCGCTCAATCTCTTCGGTTATGGAAGTTGCGAATGAACTGGGTGTGCCCGAAGAGAAATATGAATTTCAGGTTCTTTACGGAATGGCTGAGCCTGTACGTAAAGGTCTGCGCAACGTTGCGAAGCGTGTCCGTCTCTACTGCCCCTACGGTGATCTTATCCCCGGCATGGCTTACCTTGTTCGGCGTCTGCTGGAAAACACCGCTAACGAATCATTTCTTAAGCAGACATTTGCTGATGAAGCTGACGTAAGCCGTTTGCTTGAAAATCCAGAGTTGACCCTTGAACGGGAACTTGCCGCCAAGCCCAAAAACAATCCGGGCAACAAGACTCCTGAAGGTGAACTGCCCCCGTTCAATAACTTCCCGCCTGCTGATTTTACTGTGAAGGAAGAGCGTGACGGATTCCCTGCATCCATGGCCAAAATTAGGAAGGATTTCGGCAAACGCTATCCTCTTTATATTGGTGGACAGGAAATCGTTACCGACGATACTCTCGATTCTTACAACCCGGCAGATACTTCCGAGATAATCGGTTCTGTTTGTCAGGCAGGAGTTGCGGAAGTTGATAAGGCCGTGGCAACAGCAAAACAAGCTTATCTTGACTGGCGTGATGTAGAGCCCAAAGAGCGCGCTCAATACCTGCTTAAGGCTTCTCAGTATCTCAAGGACAATATGTATGACCTTTGCGCCTTGCAGGTTCTTGAAGTCGGCAAGCAGTGGGATCAGGCTCAGGCCGATGTTGCAGAGGCTATCGACTTCCTCGAGTATTATGCCCGCGAGATGATCAGACTCGGTGCCCCCAGACGTATGGGCAATGCTCCGGGTGAATATTCCCAGTATTTTTATCAGGGCAAAGGCGTTGCCGCTGTTATCGCTCCGTGGAACTTCCCGCTGGCTATCAGTGTTGGTATGGTTTCAGCAGCAATCGTTTCCGGTTGTCCGGTTGTTTATAAGCCTGCTGGAATTTCTTCCGCAGTCGGCTACGGCATCGTGGAAATGTTCAAGGCGGCAGGTCTGCCGGACGGCGTATTTAACTACTGCCCCGGTCGCGGTTCAGTAATGGGTGACCATCTTGTTGACCATCCAGATGTTTCAGTTATCGCTTTCACCGGATCAATGGAAGTAGGTCTGCGCATTCAGGAGCGCGCCGCAAAGGTTCATCCCGGTCAGGAACAATGCAAGAAAGTTATTGCTGAAATGGGCGGTAAGAACGGTATCATCATTGATGACGATGCCGACCTCGATGAAGCCGTACTCGGTGTGCTTTATGCGGCTTTCGGTTTTCAGGGGCAGAAATGCTCGGCTTGTTCCCGTGCAATTGTCCTTGGTTCCATTTATGACCGCTTCATCCACCGTTTGAAAGAAGCAGCAGCATCCATCAAGCTCGGACCTGCTGAAGATCCAACTAATTACATGGGGCCGGTTGTCGATAAGGCTGCTCAAAAGAACGTGCTCGAATACTGCAAAATTGCTGAGCAAGAGGGCAGTGTCGTTATCAAGCACGAAGCTCCGGCCGAATATCGTGACAAGGGCTGCTACGCTCCTCTGCTGGTTGTTGATGGTATTACTAAAGATCACCGCATTGCACAGGAAGAGGTCTTTGGACCTGTACTGTCCATCATGCGGGCCAAAGATTTTGACGAAGCTCTCGATATCGCCAATTCCACCAGATTTGCATTGACCGGTGCTGTATACTCCAGAAGCCCCAAGCATCTTGAAAAGGCTTCTCGTGAGTTCAGGGTCGGTAACCTTTACTTGAACAAACCCAGCGTTGGTGCTCTGGTTGAACGTCACGCATTCGGCGGATTCAAGATGTCCGGCGTCGGCTCTAAAGCCGGTGGTCCTGACTATCTGCTCCAGTTCATGGATCCGCGTCTTGTTTGCGAAAACACCATGCGCCGCGGTTTTGCACCTATCTCCGAGGATGACGACTGGGTTGCATAG
- a CDS encoding ABC transporter permease has product MISDSIGFQISGSTMNISGRLDAEGAGEVWDKARAAVAAGCLVVECSGIEYLDGGGASLFMMMKAGCRDRGSSLVINGLRPEFASFLELFDLDKAAPPSGQVKRKGGIRGWITSVGQSGQAVAADMREQIEFTGNCVLASLSTATLKNKLRWPDFWLTCEKVGADGLPIILLIGFLMGLIMSFQSAVSLMRFGAEIFVPNMLGLVMFRELGPMVTAILLAGRTGSAFAAEIGTMKVNEELDALNTMGLNPVSFLVLPRVLATVCMTPLLTLFFNFMSLVGGALVMLSMGYPLATYCGRVFENVQWMDFSGGMIKAVVFSFLVAGIGCQRGLVTKSGASAVGDSTTSAVVSGIILIAVFDGIFAVIFFLTGI; this is encoded by the coding sequence ATGATCTCAGATTCTATTGGTTTTCAAATATCAGGCTCAACTATGAATATCTCCGGTCGTCTTGATGCCGAAGGAGCCGGTGAGGTCTGGGATAAAGCTCGTGCCGCAGTAGCGGCAGGGTGTTTGGTGGTGGAATGTTCCGGTATCGAATACCTGGATGGTGGAGGCGCTTCCTTATTTATGATGATGAAGGCCGGATGCCGTGACCGGGGCAGTTCTCTGGTTATTAATGGGCTGCGTCCTGAGTTCGCATCTTTTCTTGAATTATTTGATCTGGATAAAGCTGCTCCGCCTAGTGGTCAGGTAAAACGGAAAGGCGGTATACGCGGTTGGATTACATCTGTCGGACAATCCGGTCAGGCTGTAGCCGCAGATATGCGTGAGCAGATTGAATTTACCGGTAATTGCGTACTTGCTTCACTGTCTACTGCCACTTTAAAGAATAAGCTGCGCTGGCCTGATTTTTGGCTTACTTGTGAGAAAGTCGGTGCAGACGGATTGCCTATTATCCTGTTGATCGGCTTTTTGATGGGCTTGATCATGTCATTCCAGTCCGCAGTCTCCCTGATGCGTTTCGGGGCTGAAATTTTCGTACCCAATATGCTCGGGTTGGTCATGTTTCGCGAGCTTGGACCTATGGTCACAGCTATTTTGCTTGCAGGGCGTACCGGATCAGCCTTTGCCGCTGAAATCGGGACTATGAAAGTAAATGAGGAGCTGGATGCCCTGAATACCATGGGGCTTAACCCCGTTAGTTTTCTCGTCCTGCCGCGAGTGTTGGCTACCGTTTGCATGACTCCTCTGCTGACCCTTTTTTTCAATTTCATGAGCCTTGTCGGTGGGGCGCTGGTCATGCTTTCCATGGGCTATCCGTTGGCAACATATTGCGGCCGCGTTTTTGAAAATGTGCAGTGGATGGATTTTTCCGGAGGGATGATCAAAGCCGTAGTCTTCAGCTTCCTTGTTGCCGGAATCGGCTGTCAGCGAGGGTTGGTTACCAAGTCCGGGGCCAGTGCGGTGGGCGATTCCACTACCAGCGCAGTGGTCAGCGGAATTATTCTTATTGCCGTTTTTGACGGAATATTTGCAGTAATCTTTTTCCTTACGGGGATTTAA
- a CDS encoding methyl-accepting chemotaxis protein, with protein MTIKMKLWAIGALALAGLLAVFAINFYGTQLVQKSLSTEEHALELEIEMLQARRAEKDFILRKDTKYIEKVKEKINIMHGHLDELKKGSLKELAIQGESLTSGYEKQFIVVANDFIKLGLTKDSGLVGKLRKAVHDAEKAVLGSDKIYEAGILRLRRNEKDFMMRIDPKYLDKFNNNMKTLVTNIEESYFAPERKQYIIEKLKAYSDGMESYAQLTLNIKSEQDKFRTIIHQMEPLLEELSHKSEKQLHEQQQLISNATIIAELIAAALLITAILLIIRSILGPLSSLQACAREVSGGDFESCNRISFHGELEELRVTIAEMVIQLKKSMDEAEQKSIEADNQAQKANQAMEEAHAEKEYATSLLATLSAIADEAGDITLSLNSAAEELARQSSGIMQGADNQKHRVQETATAVDQMSATILEVASNSSNASEGTRDAAEKANEGFSIVGQVVEATNQVQASTGELQTALTKQDKQAESIGEIMNVISDIADQTNLLALNAAIEAARAGEAGRGFAVVADEVRKLAEKTMTATQEVGNAISAIQSGTSTSLGIMQTTEQAVAKCSELAEDAGNSLKTIVEIVTESANQVELIATATEEQSAAAEQINSSTMEINTISAEISDNVAQSAEAADNVSQLASELQALIEKMHEAKDSR; from the coding sequence ATGACTATTAAAATGAAGCTTTGGGCCATTGGAGCTTTAGCTCTGGCAGGCCTGCTGGCTGTTTTTGCCATTAATTTCTACGGCACACAACTGGTTCAAAAAAGCCTGAGTACAGAAGAACATGCACTTGAGCTCGAAATTGAAATGCTACAGGCCAGACGAGCAGAAAAAGACTTTATCCTGCGAAAGGATACAAAATATATTGAGAAGGTTAAGGAAAAAATAAACATTATGCATGGTCACCTTGATGAGTTGAAGAAAGGATCTCTGAAGGAATTGGCCATACAAGGTGAATCGTTGACTTCAGGTTATGAAAAACAATTCATAGTCGTTGCCAATGATTTCATAAAACTTGGCCTTACTAAAGACAGCGGTCTGGTTGGGAAATTACGCAAAGCAGTTCATGATGCCGAAAAAGCAGTCTTAGGCAGTGATAAGATTTACGAAGCCGGAATCCTCAGACTGCGCAGAAACGAAAAAGATTTCATGATGAGAATAGATCCGAAATATCTGGATAAATTCAACAACAACATGAAAACACTGGTCACCAATATCGAAGAATCCTACTTCGCCCCCGAACGCAAGCAATACATCATTGAAAAGCTTAAAGCATATAGCGATGGCATGGAGAGTTATGCCCAGTTGACTCTCAACATTAAATCTGAACAAGACAAATTCAGGACAATAATTCATCAAATGGAACCTCTCCTTGAAGAGCTTTCCCACAAATCAGAAAAACAACTCCACGAACAACAGCAACTGATCAGCAATGCTACTATCATAGCGGAACTGATTGCCGCTGCATTGCTCATTACAGCAATACTCCTCATTATCAGATCTATTCTCGGCCCACTTTCTTCGTTGCAGGCATGTGCCCGAGAAGTCAGTGGAGGAGATTTCGAATCCTGCAACAGAATCAGTTTTCACGGAGAACTGGAAGAATTACGCGTAACAATTGCTGAAATGGTCATCCAACTGAAGAAAAGTATGGACGAAGCTGAGCAAAAATCCATTGAAGCAGACAATCAGGCCCAAAAAGCTAATCAGGCAATGGAAGAAGCTCACGCCGAAAAAGAATATGCGACTTCACTTCTTGCAACTCTTTCCGCTATTGCTGACGAGGCAGGAGACATTACTTTAAGCCTCAACTCGGCAGCAGAAGAACTTGCACGACAGTCCTCCGGAATTATGCAAGGCGCCGACAATCAGAAACACCGGGTACAGGAAACCGCCACGGCCGTTGACCAAATGAGCGCAACCATCCTTGAAGTAGCCAGCAACTCTTCCAATGCTTCCGAAGGCACCCGTGACGCTGCGGAGAAAGCAAACGAAGGATTCTCCATTGTTGGACAGGTGGTTGAAGCAACCAATCAAGTTCAGGCAAGCACGGGAGAGCTTCAAACAGCTCTTACCAAACAGGACAAGCAAGCCGAATCAATTGGCGAGATCATGAACGTCATTTCCGATATTGCCGACCAGACAAACCTTTTGGCCCTGAATGCCGCTATTGAAGCCGCGCGGGCAGGAGAAGCCGGTCGCGGATTCGCAGTTGTAGCGGATGAAGTGCGTAAACTGGCTGAAAAGACCATGACCGCGACTCAGGAAGTCGGAAATGCTATTTCAGCGATTCAAAGCGGCACCTCCACCAGTCTGGGAATCATGCAAACAACGGAACAGGCAGTAGCCAAATGCTCCGAATTAGCTGAAGATGCCGGCAATTCCCTTAAAACCATTGTTGAAATTGTTACCGAATCCGCGAATCAGGTGGAACTGATCGCCACTGCAACTGAAGAACAATCCGCAGCAGCTGAACAGATCAATTCATCCACAATGGAAATCAACACTATCTCTGCTGAAATTTCGGACAATGTTGCCCAGTCTGCAGAAGCGGCTGATAACGTCAGCCAGCTTGCTTCCGAACTTCAGGCACTTATCGAAAAGATGCATGAAGCGAAGGACAGCCGTTAA
- a CDS encoding ABC transporter ATP-binding protein, translating to MVRTNENIINVQNLTCAYGDAVIIDDISFGVRQGEIFVILGGSGCGKSTVLKHMIGLYPPAAGEIFIDGDDIGSAYGRKRLDILQRIGVMYQMGALFGSMTLLENVRLPLEEFTSMPREAMDYTARMKLSLVGLEASADKMPSELSGGMLKRGAIARAMALDPKILFLDEPSAGLDPITSAELDELIRSLSRSLGVTFVIVTHELQSIFSIADRVIMLDKSTRGIIAEGDPRILSEESEHQLVRRFFHREVEGKPMEQTVATENI from the coding sequence TTGGTTCGCACAAATGAAAATATAATTAATGTGCAGAACCTGACCTGCGCTTACGGTGATGCGGTCATCATCGATGATATTTCTTTTGGTGTCCGGCAAGGGGAAATTTTTGTTATCCTCGGTGGTTCGGGCTGTGGTAAGAGTACTGTACTTAAACATATGATCGGCCTTTACCCTCCGGCTGCCGGTGAAATCTTCATTGATGGAGATGATATCGGTTCCGCATATGGACGTAAGCGACTGGATATATTGCAGCGTATTGGAGTCATGTACCAGATGGGAGCATTATTCGGTTCCATGACTCTGCTGGAAAATGTACGTCTGCCCCTTGAAGAGTTTACCTCTATGCCGCGTGAAGCCATGGATTACACCGCTCGTATGAAGCTTTCTCTGGTCGGTCTTGAAGCTTCAGCCGATAAAATGCCATCCGAGCTTTCCGGTGGAATGCTTAAACGCGGGGCTATTGCCAGGGCTATGGCTCTTGATCCGAAGATACTCTTTCTGGACGAGCCTTCTGCCGGGCTTGATCCTATTACTTCAGCTGAGCTTGATGAGTTGATTCGCAGCTTGTCCCGTTCGCTGGGGGTAACATTCGTAATTGTTACTCACGAATTACAATCAATTTTTTCCATTGCAGACCGGGTAATTATGCTCGACAAGAGTACTCGTGGAATTATTGCCGAAGGTGATCCCCGTATCCTGAGTGAGGAGTCGGAGCATCAATTGGTGCGTAGATTTTTTCATCGAGAAGTTGAAGGTAAGCCCATGGAACAGACCGTGGCTACGGAGAATATATGA
- a CDS encoding Lrp/AsnC family transcriptional regulator produces the protein MNKRKIDETDRRILTILQNSGRVSNADIARKVGMAPSAVLERVRKLERKGVLTGYEAIVNPKAVGRSLTAFIFVNVNEGVGATSTGEELSRVPGVLEVHYCAGRDSYLIKVRCEDTDGLAIMLGQIGRIETVRDTNSTIVLNTIKESRAIPLEEDDYES, from the coding sequence ATGAATAAGAGAAAAATTGACGAAACTGATCGTAGAATTCTGACAATACTTCAGAATAGTGGCCGAGTCTCCAATGCTGATATCGCAAGAAAAGTCGGCATGGCTCCTTCAGCGGTGCTTGAGCGTGTCCGTAAGTTGGAACGCAAAGGTGTGCTTACCGGATATGAAGCTATCGTTAACCCAAAGGCCGTCGGGCGTTCCCTTACTGCTTTTATCTTTGTGAACGTTAATGAAGGCGTAGGTGCCACCTCCACAGGTGAAGAACTCTCCCGTGTTCCCGGAGTTCTGGAAGTGCATTACTGTGCAGGCCGTGACAGCTATCTTATAAAAGTCCGCTGTGAAGATACCGATGGGTTGGCCATCATGCTGGGGCAGATCGGAAGAATCGAAACCGTCAGGGACACCAATTCAACAATTGTATTAAACACTATCAAGGAGTCTCGGGCAATTCCTCTTGAAGAGGATGATTACGAATCATAG
- a CDS encoding DMT family transporter, with product MSFLQSPYVAVVALLTAVLLWSSSFVALKLAMAVYDPTFVIFGRMMLATLCFIFFIPSFKKQPIRKGDFRWLIFMAFCEPCMYFVFESQAITYTSASQAGMICSTLPLLMAVSARFILNEDLSRRTLTGFALAVCGGIWLSLASESTEHAPNPVLGNFLEFLAMCCAVGYMTVLKKMTAHYSSLFLTAFQALMGAIFYLPLLALPSTNLPSVFDPLAAGSIVYLGIGVTIGGYGLYNFGMSKLPANQTTAYINLIPVCTLFFGWLILDETFTTMQFAAAALVMGGVILSQDKKSG from the coding sequence ATGTCCTTTCTCCAATCCCCGTATGTTGCGGTAGTAGCGCTGCTTACCGCTGTACTGCTCTGGTCGAGCTCATTTGTAGCCTTAAAACTGGCTATGGCTGTATATGACCCCACTTTTGTAATATTCGGAAGAATGATGCTGGCCACCCTATGCTTCATTTTTTTCATTCCAAGCTTCAAGAAACAACCTATCCGCAAAGGTGATTTCAGATGGCTTATCTTCATGGCCTTTTGTGAGCCATGTATGTACTTTGTGTTTGAAAGTCAGGCCATTACATACACATCAGCTTCTCAAGCCGGGATGATCTGCTCTACTCTTCCGCTGCTTATGGCCGTCTCTGCCCGATTTATTCTCAACGAAGACCTAAGCCGTAGGACTTTGACCGGGTTCGCTTTGGCTGTTTGCGGTGGGATCTGGCTTTCTCTGGCATCTGAATCGACAGAGCATGCGCCAAACCCAGTACTCGGAAACTTCCTTGAATTTCTAGCCATGTGTTGTGCGGTTGGCTATATGACCGTGCTGAAGAAGATGACCGCACATTACTCATCTCTTTTCCTCACAGCATTTCAAGCCCTTATGGGTGCAATATTTTACCTGCCGTTGCTGGCTTTACCATCCACAAATCTTCCCTCTGTCTTCGATCCTCTGGCAGCAGGAAGCATAGTATATTTAGGAATCGGCGTAACAATCGGCGGCTATGGTCTGTACAACTTCGGCATGAGCAAGCTTCCGGCCAACCAGACTACCGCCTACATAAACCTGATTCCGGTCTGTACCCTTTTCTTTGGCTGGCTGATACTGGATGAGACATTCACCACCATGCAGTTTGCCGCAGCTGCGCTTGTGATGGGAGGGGTGATTTTGAGTCAGGATAAGAAAAGCGGTTAA
- a CDS encoding DMT family transporter — translation MSSPALLYFKLIGSVIFWGGTWIAGRILAGDLTPYSAAFLRFFFASIFMFFLTCRATGKKPSCTKEDILPLSFLGLTGVFLYNILFFSGLQTVTAGRAALIIAATPTFIALGSAIIFKEKFTLWKIAGFILALTGVSTIIGHGNPISIITEGTSYGDLCIIGCVISWAAYSLAGKPVMKKIHPIEMVYWCCLFGTIMLLGPALYHGLVSEIISASLVDYSCILYLALFGTGLGFSWYFEAMQEIGPSKTGIFINLVPVVAVILGAIMLNEPVDLFLVTGGALTIFGVWLTNRN, via the coding sequence ATGTCATCACCCGCACTTCTCTACTTCAAACTCATTGGCTCTGTAATTTTTTGGGGCGGAACCTGGATTGCCGGAAGAATTCTGGCCGGAGACCTGACCCCGTATTCCGCTGCATTCCTGCGCTTTTTCTTTGCTTCCATCTTCATGTTTTTTCTTACATGCAGGGCAACAGGCAAAAAACCAAGCTGCACCAAAGAAGACATTCTGCCACTGTCGTTTCTCGGTCTGACCGGAGTTTTCCTGTATAATATTCTGTTTTTCAGCGGATTGCAGACCGTAACCGCAGGCAGGGCCGCACTCATTATTGCCGCCACGCCTACTTTCATCGCTCTTGGATCAGCCATCATATTCAAGGAAAAGTTCACACTATGGAAGATTGCCGGATTCATTCTGGCCCTAACCGGGGTCAGCACCATCATCGGACACGGCAACCCCATATCAATAATTACTGAAGGAACGAGTTACGGTGATTTATGCATCATCGGCTGTGTAATCAGCTGGGCGGCCTATTCGCTCGCCGGAAAACCGGTCATGAAAAAGATTCACCCCATTGAAATGGTATACTGGTGCTGCCTGTTCGGGACTATAATGCTTCTTGGACCAGCTCTTTATCACGGGCTGGTGTCTGAGATCATCAGCGCGTCTCTTGTAGACTATAGTTGCATTCTTTATCTGGCCTTATTCGGCACAGGACTGGGGTTCAGCTGGTACTTCGAAGCAATGCAGGAGATAGGTCCATCCAAGACCGGAATTTTCATTAACCTCGTCCCGGTTGTTGCAGTCATCCTCGGAGCCATCATGTTAAATGAACCTGTCGACCTTTTTCTCGTAACAGGTGGCGCACTGACCATCTTCGGGGTCTGGCTGACCAACCGCAACTAG